One segment of Setaria viridis chromosome 4, Setaria_viridis_v4.0, whole genome shotgun sequence DNA contains the following:
- the LOC117853111 gene encoding DNA replication complex GINS protein SLD5: MAAVDTFLFTSESVNEGHPDKSAVASAAEAATTDVELLKRAWRNEKAAPEILRFDSPLVSRVREQIQLLEETLDDFADSGVDDLVVSLYQMDLDRTLFLLRSYLRLRLQKIEKYTMHISRSDDLLSRLSLQECRFAKSCSEIMEKHLEQSVLSKLPYGYDSVTRQSLSSTEDDMVPEPQLDTFVFCKTKSDVGAFQLDDIGEEVVDLVANDLYVLRYKSIKGLVEGGQIDLI; this comes from the exons ATGGCCGCAGTTGACACCTTCCTCTTCACCTCGGAGTCCGTGAACGAGGGACACCCTGACAAATCCGCGGTGGCGtccgcggccgaggcggcgacCACGGACGTGGAGCTGCTCAAGCGAGCCTGGCGCAACGAGAAGGCGGCGCCAGAGATCCTCCGCTTCGACTCCCCACTCGTCTCCCGCGTCCGCGAGCAGATCCAGCTCCTC GAGGAGACGCTGGACGATTTCGCCGACAGCGGTGTCGACGATCTGGTGGTCTCGCTCTACCAGATGGACCTCGACCGCACGCTCTTCCTCCTGCGCTCCTACCTCCGCCTCCGTCTGCAGAAG ATCGAGAAGTACACGATGCATATCTCCAGGTCTGACGACCTCCTCAGCCGGCTGTCGCTGCAGGAGTGCCGGTTCGCTAAGAG TTGCTCTGAGATCATGGAGAAGCATCTCGAACAGTCGGTGCTGTCGAAGCTGCCGTATGGCTATGACTCGGTTACCAGACAGTCCTTATCGAGCACTGAGGATGACATGG TGCCAGAGCCTCAGCTTGACACCTTTGTCTTCTGCAAGACTAAGAGCGACGTTGGAGCCTTCCAGCTAGATGACAT TGGAGAGGAGGTTGTGGACTTGGTTGCCAACGACTTGTATGTTCttcggtacaagtccatcaagGGCCTGGTCGAGGGTGGCCAAATCGATCTTATCTGA